One genomic segment of Fusobacterium nucleatum includes these proteins:
- a CDS encoding class I SAM-dependent methyltransferase, whose amino-acid sequence MKIKLDGVAETLLITLNARAKDYKSPKSVLHDKKSFEIASQLDYDFKKFDTAWASYYGVLARAYIMDEEVKKFIEKYPDCTIVSIGCGLDTRFERVDNGKITWYNLDLPEVMENRKLLFKENDRVKNISKSVFENDWTKEVVTDGKELLIVSEGVLMFFNEDEVKKILEILVNNFDKFELHLDLLYKGTIKMSAKHDTLKKMNDVRFKWGVKDGSEIVKLEPKLKQIGLINFTKKMGKILPLSKKIFIPIFWLMNNRLGMYTYNK is encoded by the coding sequence ATGAAAATTAAATTAGATGGAGTAGCAGAAACATTACTTATAACATTAAATGCAAGAGCTAAAGATTATAAAAGTCCTAAATCAGTGTTACATGATAAGAAATCTTTTGAAATTGCTTCACAATTAGATTATGATTTTAAAAAATTTGATACTGCTTGGGCTAGTTATTATGGAGTATTAGCAAGAGCATATATAATGGATGAAGAAGTTAAAAAATTTATAGAAAAATATCCAGATTGTACAATAGTCTCAATAGGTTGTGGGCTTGATACTAGATTTGAAAGAGTAGATAATGGAAAAATAACTTGGTATAATCTTGATTTGCCAGAAGTTATGGAAAATAGAAAATTACTTTTTAAAGAAAATGATAGAGTAAAAAATATTTCAAAATCAGTTTTTGAAAATGATTGGACTAAGGAAGTTGTAACTGATGGAAAAGAATTACTTATAGTTTCTGAGGGAGTTTTGATGTTTTTTAATGAAGATGAAGTAAAAAAAATTTTAGAAATATTAGTTAATAATTTTGATAAATTTGAATTACACTTAGATTTACTTTATAAAGGAACCATAAAAATGAGTGCTAAACATGATACTTTAAAGAAAATGAATGATGTCAGGTTTAAATGGGGAGTAAAAGATGGCAGCGAAATTGTAAAGTTAGAACCAAAGCTAAAACAAATAGGACTTATTAATTTTACAAAGAAAATGGGAAAAATTTTACCATTATCAAAAAAGATATTTATTCCAATTTTTTGGCTTATGAATAATCGTTTAGGAATGTATACATATAATAAATAG
- a CDS encoding lysozyme inhibitor LprI family protein: MKKFLFTMMILFGISAFSSNSYETDLVGRMKVLEEKAQVKLDTGTTADMREGIAELSEAWENELNTVYSLLMEKLPKAEKVKLENEQKKWLKNRNIKAKKDAKEAEGGTMEPLLFTSSIKDLNEARAIELAKRYDEIVNKK, from the coding sequence ATGAAAAAATTTTTATTTACTATGATGATTTTATTTGGAATTTCAGCTTTTTCATCAAATAGTTATGAAACAGATTTAGTTGGAAGAATGAAAGTTTTAGAAGAGAAGGCACAAGTTAAATTAGATACTGGCACAACTGCTGATATGCGTGAAGGTATTGCTGAATTATCAGAGGCATGGGAAAATGAATTAAATACTGTTTATAGTTTGCTTATGGAAAAATTACCAAAAGCAGAGAAAGTTAAATTAGAAAATGAACAAAAAAAATGGTTAAAAAATAGAAATATTAAAGCTAAAAAAGATGCAAAAGAAGCTGAAGGTGGAACTATGGAACCTTTACTTTTCACTTCTTCTATAAAAGATTTAAATGAAGCAAGAGCTATTGAATTAGCAAAAAGATATGATGAGATTGTAAATAAGAAATAA
- a CDS encoding pyridoxamine 5'-phosphate oxidase family protein, whose translation MIDFSNFLKENLNGIFTTVENGKPKSRAFQFLFSDGKKVYFCTENNKAVYKQIKENPNVSFCTHKTDFSYVLSISGKATFVNDINLKTRALNEYPMLKEIFKTSDNPVFELFYVDVEEVDTFDFVNGSKKEKI comes from the coding sequence ATGATTGATTTTAGTAATTTTTTAAAAGAAAACTTAAATGGTATTTTTACAACCGTAGAAAATGGAAAGCCAAAGAGTAGAGCATTTCAATTTTTATTTTCAGATGGAAAAAAAGTTTATTTTTGCACAGAAAATAATAAAGCAGTTTATAAACAAATTAAAGAAAATCCTAATGTTTCTTTTTGTACTCATAAAACAGATTTTTCTTATGTGCTATCTATAAGTGGGAAAGCAACTTTTGTAAATGATATTAATTTAAAAACAAGAGCTTTAAATGAATATCCTATGTTAAAAGAAATTTTTAAAACATCTGATAATCCAGTATTTGAATTATTTTATGTAGATGTTGAAGAAGTTGATACTTTTGATTTTGTAAATGGTTCTAAAAAAGAAAAAATATAG
- a CDS encoding Cof-type HAD-IIB family hydrolase produces MKYKLVVCDMDGTLLTSNHKISDHTADVIKKIEDNGIKFMIATGRPYLDARYYRDSLKLKSFLITSNGARAHDEDNNPIVIENIPREFVKRLLAYNVGKDIHRNIYLNDDWIIEYEIEGLVEFHKESGYRFNIDNLNKYENEEAAKVFFLGKDEDIENLEKNMEKEFQNDLSITISSPFCLEFMKKGVNKAETLKKVLKLLNIEPEEVIAFGDSMNDYEMLSLVGKPFIMGNANQRLIDALPNVEVVGNNNEDGIGKKLIEIFNIN; encoded by the coding sequence ATGAAATATAAATTAGTAGTTTGTGATATGGATGGAACTTTGTTAACATCTAATCATAAAATTTCTGACCATACAGCAGATGTTATAAAAAAAATCGAAGATAATGGTATTAAATTTATGATAGCAACAGGTAGACCCTATCTTGATGCAAGATATTATAGAGATAGTTTAAAATTAAAATCTTTTCTTATAACTTCAAATGGAGCAAGAGCTCATGATGAAGATAATAATCCTATTGTTATAGAAAATATTCCAAGAGAATTTGTTAAGAGATTATTAGCTTACAATGTAGGAAAAGATATTCATAGAAATATTTATCTTAATGATGATTGGATAATTGAATATGAAATAGAGGGTTTGGTAGAATTTCATAAAGAGTCTGGTTATAGATTCAATATAGATAATCTAAATAAATATGAAAATGAAGAGGCAGCAAAAGTATTTTTCCTCGGAAAAGATGAAGATATAGAGAATTTAGAAAAAAATATGGAAAAAGAATTTCAAAATGATTTAAGTATAACTATTTCTTCACCTTTTTGTTTAGAGTTTATGAAAAAAGGTGTTAATAAGGCTGAAACATTAAAAAAAGTTTTAAAACTTTTAAATATAGAACCAGAAGAAGTGATAGCATTTGGAGATAGCATGAATGACTATGAAATGCTTAGTTTAGTTGGGAAACCATTTATTATGGGAAATGCTAACCAAAGGCTTATAGATGCACTACCTAATGTTGAAGTTGTTGGAAATAATAATGAAGATGGAATAGGAAAAAAATTAATTGAAATTTTTAATATAAATTAA
- a CDS encoding radical SAM protein, which translates to MYDLYDFPLYRPPSEAYSLIIQITLGCSHNRCSFCSMYKDKKFVIKPIEDIKSDIDAFRALYKNRSVEKIFLADGDALVVPTDILIQVLDYIKEVFPECKRVSIYGTAIAIHQKSVEDLKKLYEKGLTLVYLGVESGDDDTLKFIKKGIKAEKIVELSKKIMSTGIDLSITLIAGLLGKYQDNKMHAINTAKIITDISPKYASILNLRLYEGTELYNLMQEGKYDYMEGIEVLKEMKLVLSSMDTSKITRPIIFRANHASNYLNLKGNLPDDIPRMIKEIDYAIENEAINVNNYRFL; encoded by the coding sequence ATGTACGATTTATATGATTTTCCTTTATACAGACCACCTAGTGAGGCATACAGTTTAATTATTCAAATTACACTTGGTTGTTCACACAATAGATGTAGTTTTTGTAGTATGTATAAGGATAAAAAATTTGTTATAAAACCAATAGAGGATATAAAATCTGATATAGATGCTTTTAGGGCATTATATAAAAATAGATCTGTTGAAAAAATATTTTTAGCAGATGGTGATGCACTTGTTGTGCCAACTGATATATTGATACAAGTTTTAGACTATATAAAAGAAGTTTTTCCTGAATGTAAAAGGGTTTCTATCTATGGAACAGCTATTGCTATACACCAAAAATCTGTTGAAGATTTGAAGAAACTTTATGAAAAAGGATTAACTCTTGTCTATTTAGGCGTGGAAAGTGGAGATGATGATACTTTAAAGTTTATAAAGAAAGGCATAAAAGCAGAAAAAATAGTTGAACTTTCTAAAAAAATTATGAGTACAGGTATTGATTTATCAATAACTTTAATTGCAGGACTTTTAGGGAAGTACCAAGATAATAAAATGCATGCAATTAATACAGCTAAGATTATAACTGATATATCTCCAAAATATGCAAGTATTTTAAATTTAAGACTTTATGAAGGTACAGAATTATATAATTTAATGCAAGAGGGGAAATATGATTATATGGAAGGTATTGAAGTTTTAAAAGAAATGAAATTGGTACTTTCAAGTATGGATACTTCAAAGATAACAAGACCTATAATATTTAGAGCAAACCATGCTTCTAACTATTTGAATTTAAAAGGAAATCTTCCAGATGATATACCTAGAATGATAAAAGAAATTGATTATGCTATTGAAAATGAAGCTATCAATGTAAATAATTATAGATTTTTATAA
- a CDS encoding polysaccharide deacetylase family protein: MNILMALSQLEITGAEVYATTIADELIERGNKVYIVSDTLTTPTKAEYIKLEFNKRSLLKRIEHIKFLYNFLKEKDIQIVHAHSRASSWSCQVACKLAGIPLITTTHGRQPIHFSRKIIKAFGDYSIAVCENIKKHMVNDIGFSENKVSVILNPVNYKKLDLEKKVNNKKVISIVGRLSGPKGDVAYDLLEILSQDELLEKYKVRLIGGKELPERFLKFKEKYIELIGYVPNIQEKIFESDIVIGAGRVAFESLLNKTALIAVGETEYMGFINKENLDKSLASNFGDIGSMKYPKIEKEILLNDIEKALNLSENEKEELKDIIFKETNLQNIVDKIEKKYFELYVNKKKYDIPVIMYHRVINNPENEGVHGTYIYENIFREHMKYLKDKNYTVITFKDLDKIGWRNRFEKDKKYVFITFDDGYKDNYDLAFPILKEFGFKATIFLMGSSTYNEWDVKASGEKEFPLMSVEMIKEMQDYGIEFGAHTFNHPKLNILSNEEIEHQIVDVKKPLEEKIGKEIITFAYPYGILNDDAKKMARKAGYTFALATDSGSVCLSNDLYQIRRIAIFPNTNLFSFKRKVAGNYNFVKIKREEKNRRE; encoded by the coding sequence ATGAATATACTTATGGCATTATCTCAACTTGAAATAACTGGGGCAGAAGTTTATGCAACAACTATTGCAGATGAACTTATAGAAAGAGGAAATAAAGTCTATATAGTTTCTGATACTTTAACCACTCCAACAAAAGCTGAGTATATAAAATTGGAATTTAATAAAAGAAGTTTATTGAAAAGAATTGAACATATAAAATTTCTGTATAATTTTCTTAAAGAAAAGGATATACAGATAGTTCATGCACACTCAAGAGCTTCTTCTTGGAGTTGTCAAGTAGCTTGTAAATTAGCAGGAATACCTCTTATCACAACTACTCATGGGAGACAACCTATTCATTTTAGTAGAAAAATTATAAAAGCTTTTGGAGATTACTCTATTGCTGTCTGTGAAAATATAAAAAAACATATGGTAAATGACATAGGATTTTCTGAAAATAAAGTTTCAGTTATTTTAAATCCTGTAAATTATAAAAAGTTAGATTTAGAAAAAAAAGTAAATAATAAAAAAGTTATTTCAATAGTTGGCAGACTTTCAGGACCAAAGGGAGATGTAGCCTATGATTTGCTTGAAATTTTATCACAAGATGAGTTGCTAGAAAAATATAAAGTTCGTCTTATAGGTGGAAAAGAACTGCCAGAAAGATTTTTAAAGTTTAAAGAAAAATATATTGAACTTATTGGCTATGTTCCCAATATACAAGAAAAAATATTTGAGTCAGATATTGTAATTGGAGCAGGTAGAGTAGCTTTTGAATCTTTACTTAATAAAACTGCACTAATTGCCGTTGGCGAAACAGAATATATGGGCTTTATTAATAAAGAAAATTTAGATAAATCATTAGCTTCAAATTTTGGAGATATAGGTTCTATGAAATATCCAAAAATTGAGAAAGAGATTTTATTAAATGATATTGAAAAAGCACTGAATCTTTCTGAAAATGAAAAAGAAGAATTAAAAGATATTATATTCAAAGAAACAAATTTACAAAATATAGTGGATAAAATAGAAAAAAAATATTTTGAATTATATGTCAATAAGAAAAAATATGATATTCCTGTAATTATGTATCATAGAGTGATAAATAATCCAGAAAATGAAGGAGTGCATGGAACATATATCTATGAAAATATTTTTAGGGAACATATGAAATATTTAAAAGATAAAAATTATACTGTTATTACCTTTAAGGATTTAGATAAAATTGGTTGGAGAAATAGATTTGAAAAGGATAAAAAATATGTCTTTATAACTTTTGATGATGGTTATAAGGATAATTATGATTTAGCTTTTCCAATATTAAAAGAATTTGGTTTTAAAGCTACAATATTTTTGATGGGTAGCTCTACATATAATGAATGGGATGTTAAAGCTAGTGGAGAAAAAGAATTTCCACTTATGTCAGTTGAAATGATAAAAGAAATGCAAGATTATGGAATTGAGTTTGGAGCACATACTTTTAATCATCCAAAACTTAATATTTTATCTAATGAAGAAATTGAACATCAAATTGTGGATGTTAAAAAACCATTGGAAGAAAAAATAGGAAAAGAGATAATTACTTTTGCTTATCCTTATGGAATTTTAAATGATGATGCTAAGAAAATGGCTAGAAAAGCAGGTTACACTTTTGCCTTGGCAACAGATTCAGGTTCAGTATGTCTATCTAATGATTTGTATCAAATAAGAAGAATTGCAATTTTCCCTAATACTAATTTATTTAGTTTTAAAAGAAAAGTAGCAGGTAATTATAATTTTGTTAAAATAAAAAGAGAAGAAAAGAATAGGAGAGAATAA
- a CDS encoding MipA/OmpV family protein, with the protein MKKYLLTILALFSVVVMADDDFKASATLGYGTNDSVYKGREHYRIPIFINTSYKNFYLKGTEIGAKFIDTDRFDTSVFFELQDGHYIKPSKMDSGYRTIKKRKFQQTFGLKTDVRLDEISKNLTFSPYFSVGNRGAQTGASLSYLYMPAENIIISPSISTKYLSKKYTDYYFGVDSDELGGNITNEYNPDGAFEFGAGLYGEYYFTKHISALAYVNMSRYSSELRKSPITEDRIITNVGAGLKYTF; encoded by the coding sequence ATGAAAAAATATTTATTAACAATTTTAGCTTTATTTAGTGTAGTTGTAATGGCAGATGATGATTTTAAAGCATCAGCAACACTAGGTTATGGAACAAATGACTCTGTATATAAGGGTAGAGAACATTACCGTATTCCTATATTTATAAATACAAGCTATAAAAACTTTTACTTAAAAGGAACTGAAATAGGAGCAAAATTTATTGATACTGATAGATTTGACACAAGTGTTTTTTTTGAATTACAAGATGGTCACTATATAAAACCTTCTAAAATGGACAGTGGTTATAGAACAATTAAGAAAAGAAAATTTCAACAAACATTTGGTTTAAAAACTGATGTTAGACTTGATGAGATCTCTAAAAATCTTACTTTTTCACCTTATTTTAGTGTAGGAAATAGAGGAGCTCAAACAGGAGCTAGCTTATCATATCTATATATGCCAGCTGAAAATATAATAATAAGTCCTTCAATAAGTACAAAATACCTTTCTAAAAAATATACTGATTATTATTTTGGGGTAGATAGTGATGAACTTGGTGGAAACATAACAAATGAATATAATCCTGATGGAGCTTTTGAATTTGGAGCTGGACTTTATGGAGAATATTATTTTACAAAACATATATCAGCACTTGCTTATGTGAATATGAGCAGGTATTCATCAGAACTTAGAAAATCACCAATAACAGAAGATAGGATTATAACTAATGTTGGAGCAGGTTTAAAATATACCTTTTAA
- a CDS encoding DMT family transporter produces MVVSDKTKGIFWMLVSVLGFTFMGIAVKYLPRIPTYEKVFFRNSVSFITSAYILYRKKESIKVAKQNIPFVFGRSFFGFVGMVANFYALENLTMAEANMLNKLSPVFVTICACIFLKEKVDKKQVIGIILMLIAVVFVIKPSFSPEVIPSLVGLFSAILAGFSYTIIRYLYGKVKAEINVFYFSLLSVVCTFPLMMMNFVKPNLFESFMLIVGIGISAAMGQFGLTYAYTFAPASEVSIYNYVIIITSMLMDYILFSTVPDLFSFIGGFTIITTAIYLYLHNKKKE; encoded by the coding sequence GTGGTAGTAAGTGATAAAACTAAGGGGATATTTTGGATGCTTGTATCTGTACTAGGATTTACTTTTATGGGTATAGCTGTAAAGTATTTGCCAAGAATCCCTACCTATGAAAAAGTATTTTTTAGAAATTCAGTAAGTTTTATAACATCTGCTTATATTTTATACAGAAAAAAAGAATCTATAAAAGTAGCTAAACAAAATATTCCTTTTGTTTTTGGAAGATCATTTTTTGGTTTTGTTGGAATGGTAGCAAATTTTTATGCACTTGAAAATTTAACTATGGCAGAAGCTAATATGCTCAATAAACTTTCACCTGTTTTTGTGACAATTTGTGCTTGTATTTTTTTAAAAGAAAAGGTAGATAAAAAACAAGTTATAGGAATAATTCTAATGCTTATTGCTGTTGTCTTTGTTATAAAGCCAAGTTTTTCACCAGAGGTTATTCCAAGTTTAGTTGGACTTTTTTCTGCAATACTTGCTGGATTTTCATACACTATAATAAGATATCTATATGGTAAAGTAAAAGCTGAAATTAATGTTTTCTATTTTTCCTTATTATCAGTTGTGTGTACTTTTCCATTAATGATGATGAATTTTGTAAAACCTAATTTATTTGAAAGTTTTATGCTTATAGTTGGAATTGGTATTTCAGCTGCAATGGGGCAATTTGGACTTACTTATGCTTATACTTTTGCACCTGCATCAGAAGTTTCTATTTATAACTATGTCATTATCATAACAAGTATGCTTATGGACTATATTTTATTTAGTACAGTTCCAGATTTATTTAGTTTTATTGGTGGTTTTACAATTATTACTACTGCAATTTATTTATATTTGCATAATAAGAAAAAAGAATAA
- a CDS encoding ISL3 family transposase, with translation MISLSLSNFIKTILNIQDNNISFPEEEYYQVTQKGNYLIKVFKGFLKSDYCTCPYCNSKNIVKNGSRHRKIKYIPFQNYNIELELTIQRYICKDCKKTFSPSTNIVSDNSSISNNLKYTVALELQKNISLTSIAQKYNISISSVQRIMNSCYSDFKVNKEHLPEAICIDEFKSVKNIDGAMSFVFADYQSKSIIDIVEDRRLHSLTEYFSRFSLEARNNVKYICMDMYTPYISLVNSIFPNAKIVLDKFHIVNLVNRAFNQTRISIMNSIQDDSLKRKLKLFWKSLLKYYPDLCQVNYYCQSFKRKLSSKDKVDYLLEKCPELEVNFNIYQDIIQTIKLNNFNRFENTVKKYLTTKEKISKKMVIALKTLKKHMNYIENMFESNITNGVIEGLNNKIKSVKRTAFGYSNFSNFKKRILIQAGIISISA, from the coding sequence GTGATTTCATTGTCTCTATCTAATTTTATCAAAACTATCTTAAATATTCAAGATAATAATATTTCTTTTCCAGAAGAAGAATATTACCAAGTTACTCAAAAAGGTAATTATCTAATTAAAGTTTTTAAAGGTTTTCTTAAGTCTGATTACTGTACTTGTCCATACTGTAATTCCAAAAATATTGTTAAAAATGGTTCAAGGCATCGTAAAATTAAATATATTCCTTTTCAAAATTACAATATTGAGCTTGAACTTACTATACAAAGATATATTTGTAAAGATTGTAAAAAAACTTTTTCACCTTCTACTAATATTGTAAGTGATAACTCCAGTATATCTAATAATCTTAAATATACTGTTGCGCTTGAACTTCAAAAAAATATTTCTCTTACATCTATTGCTCAGAAATACAACATTTCTATTTCTTCTGTACAAAGAATAATGAATAGTTGCTATTCTGATTTTAAAGTTAATAAAGAACATTTACCAGAAGCTATTTGTATTGATGAATTTAAGTCTGTTAAAAATATTGATGGTGCTATGTCTTTTGTTTTTGCTGACTATCAGAGTAAGAGTATTATTGATATCGTAGAAGATAGAAGACTTCATTCTCTTACAGAATACTTCTCAAGGTTTTCGCTTGAAGCTAGGAATAACGTAAAATATATCTGTATGGATATGTATACTCCATATATTAGTTTAGTTAATTCTATTTTTCCTAATGCAAAAATAGTGTTAGATAAATTTCATATTGTTAATCTTGTTAATAGAGCATTTAATCAAACTAGAATATCTATTATGAATTCTATTCAAGATGATTCATTAAAAAGAAAGCTAAAGCTGTTTTGGAAATCATTGTTAAAATATTATCCTGATCTTTGTCAAGTAAACTATTACTGTCAAAGTTTTAAGCGCAAACTTAGTAGCAAAGATAAAGTAGATTATCTATTAGAAAAATGTCCTGAATTAGAGGTTAATTTTAATATATATCAAGATATTATTCAAACAATTAAACTTAATAATTTTAACAGATTTGAAAATACAGTAAAAAAATATTTAACTACTAAAGAGAAGATTTCTAAGAAAATGGTAATAGCACTAAAAACTCTTAAGAAACATATGAACTACATTGAGAATATGTTTGAATCAAATATTACTAATGGAGTAATAGAAGGTTTAAACAATAAAATTAAATCAGTAAAGAGAACAGCATTTGGATATTCAAATTTTAGTAATTTTAAAAAGCGCATATTGATTCAAGCAGGTATTATTTCAATTAGTGCTTAA
- a CDS encoding ABC transporter substrate-binding protein produces MKKKFWLLLAMVLSVLFLVACGGDPDKKSDSGAAGGKRDTLVVAQGADAKSLDPHASNDNPSSRVRRQIFDTLMELDDDGVPQPMLAESWEKPDDKTIIFHLRKGVKFHNGDEMKASDVKFSLERALTKPEVSHILAGINGVEVIDDYTVKVTTEKPMAAILNNLSHTTIAILSEKATTEAGDKFGQNPIGTGPYKFVSWQSGDRITLEAFPDYWKGETPVKNLVFRNIVEETNRTIGLETGELDIIYDILGIDKNKLKEDERFNFIEGPQVSITYLGFNVKKAPYDNPKVREAISYAIDQKPIIDAVFLGAGEAANSIIGPNIWGYYDVEKYTQDIEKAKALLAEAGYPNGFKAKIWVNDNPVRRDTAVILQDQLKQIGIDLVIETVEWGAFLDGTARGDHEMYLLGWGTVTRDPDYGMFELVSSSTMGAAGNRSFYSNPEVDKLLEAGKTELDPEKRKDIYKQIQEIIRRDIPMYMIVYPLQNVVTKKDVKNFKLDAAQAHKLYGVSIEE; encoded by the coding sequence ATGAAGAAAAAATTTTGGTTATTATTGGCAATGGTTTTAAGTGTTTTATTTTTAGTAGCTTGTGGTGGAGATCCTGATAAAAAATCAGACTCAGGAGCAGCAGGAGGAAAAAGGGATACATTAGTAGTTGCACAAGGAGCAGATGCAAAATCATTAGATCCTCATGCATCTAATGACAATCCATCTTCAAGAGTAAGAAGACAAATATTTGATACATTGATGGAGCTTGATGATGATGGAGTTCCTCAACCTATGTTAGCAGAATCTTGGGAAAAACCTGATGATAAAACTATAATATTTCATTTAAGAAAGGGAGTTAAATTCCATAATGGTGATGAAATGAAAGCATCAGATGTTAAATTCTCATTAGAAAGAGCCTTAACAAAACCAGAAGTTTCTCATATTTTAGCTGGTATAAATGGTGTTGAAGTAATAGATGACTATACAGTAAAAGTAACTACTGAAAAACCTATGGCAGCTATTTTAAATAACTTATCACATACGACTATTGCAATATTAAGTGAAAAAGCAACAACTGAAGCAGGAGATAAGTTTGGACAAAATCCAATAGGAACAGGTCCATATAAATTTGTTTCTTGGCAAAGTGGAGATAGAATAACTTTAGAAGCCTTCCCTGACTATTGGAAAGGAGAAACACCTGTTAAGAACTTAGTATTTAGGAATATAGTTGAAGAAACTAATAGAACTATTGGACTAGAAACTGGGGAATTAGATATAATTTATGATATTTTAGGAATAGATAAGAATAAATTAAAAGAGGATGAAAGATTTAATTTTATAGAAGGACCACAAGTTTCAATAACTTATCTTGGATTTAATGTAAAAAAAGCTCCTTATGATAATCCAAAAGTAAGAGAAGCTATTTCTTATGCAATAGATCAAAAACCTATAATTGATGCTGTATTTTTGGGAGCAGGAGAAGCTGCAAACTCTATAATAGGACCTAATATTTGGGGATATTATGATGTTGAAAAATATACACAAGATATAGAAAAAGCAAAAGCATTATTGGCAGAAGCTGGATATCCTAATGGATTTAAAGCAAAAATTTGGGTAAATGACAATCCAGTAAGAAGAGATACTGCTGTTATACTACAAGATCAATTGAAACAAATTGGAATAGATTTAGTAATAGAAACCGTTGAATGGGGAGCATTCTTAGATGGTACTGCAAGAGGAGATCATGAAATGTACTTACTAGGTTGGGGAACAGTTACAAGAGACCCTGATTATGGTATGTTTGAATTAGTAAGTTCTTCTACTATGGGGGCAGCAGGAAATAGATCTTTCTATTCTAACCCAGAAGTTGATAAATTATTGGAAGCAGGAAAAACTGAATTAGATCCTGAAAAGAGAAAAGATATTTATAAACAAATTCAAGAAATAATTAGAAGAGATATTCCTATGTATATGATAGTTTATCCTTTACAAAATGTTGTAACTAAAAAAGATGTTAAAAACTTCAAATTAGATGCAGCTCAAGCACATAAATTATATGGAGTTTCAATAGAAGAATAG
- the nikB gene encoding nickel ABC transporter permease: MYKYILKRLVLLIPVMLGVTLLVFTIMYLTPGDPAQLILGESAPKEAVAALREKMGLNDPFFMQYFRFVKNALVGDFGRSYTTGREVFAEIFARFPNTVVLAVLGVLISILIGIPVGIISATKQYSLTDSFSMVLALLGVSMPVFWLGLMLILLFSVKLGIFPSGGFDGFSSVILPSIALGVGSAAIVTRMTRSSMLEVIRQDYIRTARAKGVAEKVVINKHALKNALIPIITVVGLQFGGLLGGAVLTESVFSWPGVGRLMVDAIRQKDTPTVLASVVFLAVVYSVVNLLVDLLYAFVDPRIKSQYK, encoded by the coding sequence ATGTACAAATATATATTAAAAAGATTAGTTCTTTTAATTCCAGTAATGCTGGGAGTTACACTGTTGGTTTTTACAATTATGTATTTAACTCCTGGTGACCCTGCTCAATTAATCTTAGGAGAAAGTGCTCCCAAAGAAGCAGTTGCAGCATTAAGAGAAAAAATGGGATTAAATGATCCATTTTTTATGCAATATTTTAGATTTGTAAAAAATGCCTTAGTTGGAGATTTTGGAAGATCTTACACAACAGGTAGAGAAGTTTTTGCAGAAATATTTGCTAGATTTCCTAATACGGTTGTATTAGCAGTATTAGGAGTTTTAATTTCTATTCTTATAGGAATACCAGTTGGAATAATTTCAGCAACAAAACAATATTCACTTACAGATAGTTTTAGTATGGTTCTAGCTCTTTTAGGAGTTTCTATGCCAGTATTCTGGTTAGGACTTATGTTAATTTTACTATTTTCTGTAAAATTAGGAATATTCCCATCAGGAGGTTTTGATGGATTTTCAAGTGTAATTCTTCCATCAATAGCTCTTGGAGTAGGTTCAGCTGCAATAGTAACAAGAATGACAAGATCATCAATGCTTGAAGTTATAAGACAAGATTATATTAGAACAGCCAGAGCAAAAGGAGTTGCAGAAAAAGTTGTTATAAATAAACATGCTTTAAAAAATGCTTTAATTCCTATAATTACAGTTGTAGGTTTGCAATTTGGTGGATTACTTGGTGGAGCCGTCCTAACTGAATCAGTTTTTTCATGGCCTGGTGTTGGTAGGCTTATGGTTGATGCCATAAGACAAAAAGATACACCTACTGTTTTAGCATCTGTTGTATTTTTGGCAGTTGTATATAGTGTGGTTAATTTATTGGTTGACTTATTATATGCTTTTGTAGATCCAAGAATTAAATCACAGTATAAGTAG